In one Portunus trituberculatus isolate SZX2019 chromosome 31, ASM1759143v1, whole genome shotgun sequence genomic region, the following are encoded:
- the LOC123511509 gene encoding spartin-like isoform X2, producing the protein MSKETPKRPPPPHPEPPTTLEGGATPQEQFESNYQEAYLLIDRGITFVTEGHNAQAGVLLQKGLSLIDKALAIKVESFDCSAEKTQQYAEMQAKMRYTRKEVLEHFSDTQASSGGTSSRQGEDAPPSYDDYLKSLESGASGSNMSASASAATAGTSENPSYPDLSSDFGMMDSSPLVTPVVAAQQGEMIFNVENGVQIFFILPDGTVTSPSYPSFLAIFTFPEPIKGAPGAGANARGFLQVGEWSYPLVPAQSPVLHSFYGAYMFPNFSSSVAGSSVGVILPDSVDKDNRDLFEQILTQLTSYQEQAAPPGEEGARQVRLIQESTSERIAAGAEAVSKGVVWGAGKLSELISYGSESLKDYVQPVAEKKEVDPKWHKTAEVARDISGKAVKVSGYLLSQVGKATMTLGRKLAPHLQRQGTRAITHITGQKESEANSNVEGVLEVAAGAVKGASTIYMGLESAAATLATSLTDNTVKVVTHKYGENVGALTDNTLYAVGQTAWAGHNIASLGVKGVAKRVAKDTGKALVLNHEEKKASTQEVEEAEEAMEDGEKNDTEEHPVRPVREKKKPPL; encoded by the exons ATGAGTAAAGAAACTCCCAagagacctcctcctccccatcctgaaCCTCCCACCACTCTGGAGGGTGGTGCCACCCCACAGGAGCAGTTTGAAAGCAATTACCAAGAGGCTTACCTCTTGATTGACCGGGGCATTACCTTCGTCACTGAGGGACACAATGCCCAG GCAGGTGTGTTACTGCAGAAGGGCCTCAGTCTCATTGACAAGGCACTTGCCATCAAGGTGGAGTCCTTTGACTGCAGTGCAGAAAAAACACAGCAGTATGCAGAGATGCAGGCCAAGATGAGATACACCAG GAAAGAGGTTCTTGAACACTTCTCTGACACACAAGCTTCCTCAGGAGGCACTTCAAGCAGACAAGGGGAAGATGCTCCTCCCTCGTATGATGATTATCTCAAGTCTCTGGAATCAG GAGCATCAGGGAGTAACAtgtcagcatcagcatcagcagcaacagccgGCACAAGTGAAAATCCTTCTTATCCTGACCTGTCTTCG GACTTTGGGATGATGGACAGCTCTCCCCTGGTGACACCAGTGGTTGCGGCCCAGCAGGGAGAGATGATCTTCAATGTGGAGAATGGTGTCCAaatctttttcatccttccagATGGTACAGTCACCAGCCCCTCATATCCGTCCTTCCTGGCCATCTTCACCTTTCCTG AGCCCATCAAGGGAGCACCAGGAGCAGGAGCCAATGCCCGGGGCTTCCTGCAGGTTGGGGAATGGAGTTATCCATTGGTGCCAGCTCAAAGCCCTGTTCTCCACTCCTTCTATGGGGCCTACATGTTTCCAAACTTCTCCAGTAGTGTAGCCG GCTCCAGTGTGGGCGTCATCCTCCCAGATTCAGTGGACAAAGATAATCGAGACTTGTTTGAGCAGATCCTGACCCAGCTAACATCATACCAGGAGCAGGCAGCACCGCCAGGAGAGGAGGGTGCCCGCCAGGTCAGGCTCATTCAGGAATCGACGTCGGAGCGCATTGCTGCAG GAGCAGAGGCAGTGTCCAAGGGAGTGGTGTGGGGGGCAGGCAAGCTAAGTGAGCTGATCTCCTATGGTTCAGAAAGCTTGAAGGATTATGTGCAGCCTGtggcagagaagaaagaagttgaTCCCAAGTGGCACAAGACGGCAGAAGTGGCGAGAGATATTTCTGGCAAGGCAGTGAAAGTCAGTGGTTATTTGT TGAGCCAAGTAGGCAAGGCAACCATGACACTGGGACGTAAACTTGCACCTCACCTTCAGAGGCAGGGTACCAGAGCCATCACCCATATCACAGGGCAGAAGGAGAGTGAAGCCAACAGCAAT gTGGAAGGTGTCCTAGAGGTGGCAGCAGGTGCAGTGAAAGGAGCTTCTACAATCTATATGGGTCTTGAGTCAGCTGCTGCCACACTGGCCACCAGTCTCACTGATAACACAGTCAAAGTTGTCACCCACAA GTATGGGGAAAATGTTGGTGCACTGACTGACAACACCCTGTATGCAGTGGGTCAGACAGCCTGGGCTGGCCACAACATTGCCTCccttggagtgaagggtgtggcCAAGCGAGTGGCCAAAGACACTGGCAAAGCCCTTGTTCTAAatcatgaggaaaagaaggcatctacacaggaagtggaggaggctgAAGAAGCAATGGAGGATGGTGAAAAGAATGACACTGAAGAGCATCCAGTTAGACCTgttagggagaagaagaagcccCCATTGTGA
- the LOC123511509 gene encoding spartin-like isoform X1 yields MSKETPKRPPPPHPEPPTTLEGGATPQEQFESNYQEAYLLIDRGITFVTEGHNAQAGVLLQKGLSLIDKALAIKVESFDCSAEKTQQYAEMQAKMRYTRKEVLEHFSDTQASSGGTSSRQGEDAPPSYDDYLKSLESGASGSNMSASASAATAGTSENPSYPDLSSDFGMMDSSPLVTPVVAAQQGEMIFNVENGVQIFFILPDGTVTSPSYPSFLAIFTFPEPIKGAPGAGANARGFLQVGEWSYPLVPAQSPVLHSFYGAYMFPNFSSSVAGSSVGVILPDSVDKDNRDLFEQILTQLTSYQEQAAPPGEEGARQVRLIQESTSERIAAGLVTGAEAVSKGVVWGAGKLSELISYGSESLKDYVQPVAEKKEVDPKWHKTAEVARDISGKAVKVSGYLLSQVGKATMTLGRKLAPHLQRQGTRAITHITGQKESEANSNVEGVLEVAAGAVKGASTIYMGLESAAATLATSLTDNTVKVVTHKYGENVGALTDNTLYAVGQTAWAGHNIASLGVKGVAKRVAKDTGKALVLNHEEKKASTQEVEEAEEAMEDGEKNDTEEHPVRPVREKKKPPL; encoded by the exons ATGAGTAAAGAAACTCCCAagagacctcctcctccccatcctgaaCCTCCCACCACTCTGGAGGGTGGTGCCACCCCACAGGAGCAGTTTGAAAGCAATTACCAAGAGGCTTACCTCTTGATTGACCGGGGCATTACCTTCGTCACTGAGGGACACAATGCCCAG GCAGGTGTGTTACTGCAGAAGGGCCTCAGTCTCATTGACAAGGCACTTGCCATCAAGGTGGAGTCCTTTGACTGCAGTGCAGAAAAAACACAGCAGTATGCAGAGATGCAGGCCAAGATGAGATACACCAG GAAAGAGGTTCTTGAACACTTCTCTGACACACAAGCTTCCTCAGGAGGCACTTCAAGCAGACAAGGGGAAGATGCTCCTCCCTCGTATGATGATTATCTCAAGTCTCTGGAATCAG GAGCATCAGGGAGTAACAtgtcagcatcagcatcagcagcaacagccgGCACAAGTGAAAATCCTTCTTATCCTGACCTGTCTTCG GACTTTGGGATGATGGACAGCTCTCCCCTGGTGACACCAGTGGTTGCGGCCCAGCAGGGAGAGATGATCTTCAATGTGGAGAATGGTGTCCAaatctttttcatccttccagATGGTACAGTCACCAGCCCCTCATATCCGTCCTTCCTGGCCATCTTCACCTTTCCTG AGCCCATCAAGGGAGCACCAGGAGCAGGAGCCAATGCCCGGGGCTTCCTGCAGGTTGGGGAATGGAGTTATCCATTGGTGCCAGCTCAAAGCCCTGTTCTCCACTCCTTCTATGGGGCCTACATGTTTCCAAACTTCTCCAGTAGTGTAGCCG GCTCCAGTGTGGGCGTCATCCTCCCAGATTCAGTGGACAAAGATAATCGAGACTTGTTTGAGCAGATCCTGACCCAGCTAACATCATACCAGGAGCAGGCAGCACCGCCAGGAGAGGAGGGTGCCCGCCAGGTCAGGCTCATTCAGGAATCGACGTCGGAGCGCATTGCTGCAGGTTTGGTTACAG GAGCAGAGGCAGTGTCCAAGGGAGTGGTGTGGGGGGCAGGCAAGCTAAGTGAGCTGATCTCCTATGGTTCAGAAAGCTTGAAGGATTATGTGCAGCCTGtggcagagaagaaagaagttgaTCCCAAGTGGCACAAGACGGCAGAAGTGGCGAGAGATATTTCTGGCAAGGCAGTGAAAGTCAGTGGTTATTTGT TGAGCCAAGTAGGCAAGGCAACCATGACACTGGGACGTAAACTTGCACCTCACCTTCAGAGGCAGGGTACCAGAGCCATCACCCATATCACAGGGCAGAAGGAGAGTGAAGCCAACAGCAAT gTGGAAGGTGTCCTAGAGGTGGCAGCAGGTGCAGTGAAAGGAGCTTCTACAATCTATATGGGTCTTGAGTCAGCTGCTGCCACACTGGCCACCAGTCTCACTGATAACACAGTCAAAGTTGTCACCCACAA GTATGGGGAAAATGTTGGTGCACTGACTGACAACACCCTGTATGCAGTGGGTCAGACAGCCTGGGCTGGCCACAACATTGCCTCccttggagtgaagggtgtggcCAAGCGAGTGGCCAAAGACACTGGCAAAGCCCTTGTTCTAAatcatgaggaaaagaaggcatctacacaggaagtggaggaggctgAAGAAGCAATGGAGGATGGTGAAAAGAATGACACTGAAGAGCATCCAGTTAGACCTgttagggagaagaagaagcccCCATTGTGA
- the LOC123511510 gene encoding nuclear pore complex protein Nup160-like, which yields MGGQLGLREVLPDQSALLHWRNITIDTGAAQSTLQDIKVPEYGGGYAFSPVCPSTRNRYLFWRVCHDLVELWEESLDQDFTNNHVQLRFADTPVLEGLSVHETQQHVFILLATVSSVHRFCLPHPQAFQQGNKGRPQSILSDLTFQSLKDNHHLHILNSSTTGEGLPHTAGTHFVVSEGMAVFVLGQAAGTLTVVRMVDPPLGITTHTIKNTSIVNRFFTGFIPGMFRGGVEGCETVSSVVVGEVAAGEVVAVGVCRDARVRAWCCSRLQCVLHHDALENTAEAGSRLSPGAQRHQVRKTGEGENSLVAVFLTFSEKHLLLLYRPSMVQGQLSLTHLKTLYPPQYDLVDMSLTSDYLWTLWTDSSNETQLLYAAVEGGEDGQQEPPGLCSVVLEPMPEKEVPITDPFLDLREVYLRELFVPNRFSAHTLRKALGIYRRSIDLASLGDRGMARLQEEVEAALRDEVEARVTSALSEEEVMQVTHEVWATFYSHTLQYHQVGQKPVGVVGGVGVVRKQVVSWVRPVDVVEVMVLLPLEELQVGMLASVVGEDTASGLVSLARPLRLLHQALPPEQAAAFSLDLYHLQPPDCLAEALASSLLAHDPVLSAALTRHLTSLPGITSALWAYLHALQLDLGLPDALAQGDNGACPGGAVAGLLAGRAGAAVVGAVVGQVAHVRFQLCRELLVLQQAALQLPQSCLSVDASATIRSTLLPKTALLTQAYLALLHLATAPAERPAQATLETARRQLAVLTLGSGPSLPTQARPATVLELFFLGSGGDEARALAWPALEQVWCLAPGWATLVMPLAITLAQLAWPISRCLLLLEWMVWAGQHAAVQQYVRLLQPWCEWNSFSRKFLLGVSLLNQGEAGKAAQLLVGAMEGVLTEDFLGVRVAGGAPDTLPDQLRITYCLRVVRLLEQAGQPALALHVAQQGVAVAAPQEPALAALYSVVFKHELDLHHHDEAFTALLACPDPQRRRNCLRQLVVALHDRRCLATLVGYQYGGLEGEVVTILENRARSADILLNNYYHILHAFHVSKHNYKKAASVMYECALRLNVEGVGEKGVRQQGKCYLACLNCLRHIPEQEAWIVRPLVNQPSEESSTVSSKGEGVSPKRSSEGEPLAPPLPRCRPQVKVLELTHIQREYELVHARLLLLKTLPDVPLSGGPLNSADTISLLTHAKLFREAVRLARLFEQPVDPVLKGLAHTCLHPPLVRPPTLEDNSREGGDKDVWWKTLKQLMEQEEKGNQSVLHYAVASTLLQYSTLLPAWLVNSYKARNCGELLRLYVSHGLLEDAVRLAMQYLDGVLGQGTQQVGLSTALHAAAPPVWLPYTALDKLLLELSEVQHNYQYRKLREDLLQKLQVYKQELVQVSHNRAVFLQG from the exons atgggtgggCAGCTTGGCCTGCGTGAGGTGCTGCCCGACCAGTCTGCGCTGCTGCACTGGAGGAACATCACCATTGACACAG gtGCTGCTCAGAGCACACTTCAGGACATCAAGGTACCTGAGTATGGAGGAGGTTACGCGTTCAGCCCTGTGTGTCCCTCCACCCGCAACAGATATCTCTTCTG GCGGGTTTGCCATGACCTGGTGGAGCTGTGGGAGGAGAGTCTGGACCAGGACTTCACCAACAACCATGTGCAACTCAG GTTTGCTGACACACCTGTCTTGGAGGGACTGAGTGTGCATGAGACGCAGCAGCATGTGTTCATCCTGCTAGCTACTGTGTCATCTGTGCACAGGTTCTGTCTGCCTCACCCCCAGGCCTTTCAGCAG GGAAACAAAGGTCGTCCCCAGTCCATTCTGAGTGACTTGACTTTCCAGTCTCTGAAGGACAACCATCACCTTCACATCCTCAACAGCAGCACTACAG GGGAAGGCTTACCACACACTGCTGGGACTCATTTCGTGGTTAGTGAGGGCATGGCAGTGTTTGTGCTGGGCCAGGCAGCGGGTACCCTCACTGTGGTCAGAATGGTGGACCCTCCCCTTGGCATCACTACACATACCATCAAGAACACCTCCATCGTCAACAGGTTCTTTACCGGCTTCATCCCAGGCATGTTCAG GGGAGGAGTGGAAGGCTGTGAGACTGTGAGCAGTGTAGTGGTGGGAGAGGTGGCTGCTGGGGAAGTGGTGGCTGTAGGGGTGTGTCGGGATGCAAGGGTAAGGGCTTGGTGCTGCTCTCGCCTCCAGTGTGTGCTGCATCATGATGCCCTGGAGAACACTGCTGAGGCTGGGAGCAGACTGTCACCTGGAG CCCAGCGTCACCAAGTGAGAAAGACAGGAGAGGGGGAAAACTCTCTGGTGGCAGTATTCCTCACCTTCAGTGAGAAGcacttgctgctgctgtatcGGCCCAGCATGGTGCAGGGACAGCTCTCCCTCACCCACCTCAAAACACTCTACCCACCGCAG TATGATCTGGTTGACATGAGCCTCACATCAGACTATCTGTGGACATTGTGGACAGACTCCTCCAACGAGACACAG CTGCTGTATGCTGCAGTAGAGGGTGGGGAGGATGGCCAGCAGGAGCCTCCAGGCTTGTGCTCTGTGGTCCTGGAGCCCATGCCAGAGAAAGAGGTACCCATCACTGATCCCTTCTTGGACCTGCGGGAGGTGTATCTTCGTGAACTTTTTGTGCCAAATCGTTTTTCAGCTCATACTCTACGCAAGGCATTGGGG aTCTACAGACGAAGTATTGACCTGGCCAGTCTAGGAGACCGTGGAATGGCAAGACTACAAGAGGAGGTTGAGGCAGCCTTGCGGGATGAGGTGGAGGCAAGAGTTACTTCAGCACTCTCTGAGGAAGAGGTGATGCAGGTGACCCATGAAGTCTGGGCCACCTTCTACTCACACACCCTCCAGTACCACCAG GTTGGCCAGAAGCCTGTTGGTGTGGTTGGAGGAGTCGGTGTGGTGCGGAAACAAGTTGTGTCCTGGGTAAGACCAGTGGatgtagtggaggtgatggtacTTCTGCCATTAGAAGAATTGCAAGTAGGAATGCTGGCTTCTGTTGTAGGGGAGGACACTGCAAGTGGCCTAGTCAGCTTAGCACGTCCTTTACGCCTGCTACATCAGGCACTACCACCAGAGCAGGCAGCTGCCTTTTCCCTTGACCTGTACCACCTGCAGCCTCCAGACTGCCTTGCAGAAGCCcttgcttcttctcttttagCCCATGACCCAGTCCTTTCAGCTGCTTTAACCCGTCATCTTACCAGCCTCCCAGGCATCACCTCTGCCCTCTGGGCCTACCTTCATGCCTTGCAGTTAGACCTTGGACTTCCAGATGCATTAGCTCAAGGAGATAATGGAGCATGTCCTGGGGGTGCAGTGGCAGGACTATTGGCAGGCCGGGCAGGAGCTGCTGTTGTGGGTGCAGTTGTTGGACAGGTGGCCCATGTGAGATTCCAGCTGTGCCGAGAGTTGCTGGTATTACAGCAAGCTGCTCTGCAGTTGCCACAGTCTTGCCTTTCTGTAGATGCATCTGCCACAATTAGATCCACTCTGCTGCCCAAGACAGCACTCCTCACTCAGGCCTACTTAGCCTTGCTGCATCTGGCTACAGCTCCAGCTGAGCGTCCTGCCCAGGCTACCTTGGAGACTGCTCGCCGTCAGTTGGCTGTCCTCACATTGGGTTCcggtccttcccttcccactcaAGCCCGCCCTGCTACTGTACTTGAACTGTTCTTCCTGGGAAGTGGTGGGGATGAGGCACGGGCTCTTGCCTGGCCGGCTTTGGAGCAGGTGTGGTGTCTTGCTCCAGGCTGGGCTACATTGGTCATGCCTTTGGCAATAACACTGGCACAGTTGGCCTGGCCCATCAGTCGCTGCCTTCTTCTGCTAGAATGGATGGTGTGGGCTGGCCAGcatgcagcagtgcagcagtatgTGCGCCTCCTTCAGCCATGGTGTGAATGGAACAGCTTTTCTCGCAAGTTTCTACTTGGAGTGTCCTTGCTTAatcagggagaggcagggaaggcagCCCAGCTCTTGGTTGGAGCCATGGAAGGGGTACTAACAGAAGACTTTCTTGGGGTACGAGTGGCTGGCGGAGCTCCAGACACACTTCCTGATCAGCTGCGCATCACATATTGTCTGAGGGTGGTACGTCTGCTGGAGCAGGCTGGACAGCCAGCTTTGGCCCTACATGTAGCCCAGCAGGGAGTGGCTGTAGCAGCTCCCCAGGAGCCTGCTCTGGCTGCTCTATATTCTGTGGTGTTTAAGCATGAACTGGACCTCCACCATCATGATGAAGCTTTCACTGCCCTGTTGGCCTGTCCTGACCCCCAGCGTCGCCGGAACTGTCTGCGCCAGCTGGTGGTGGCCCTCCATGACCGCAG ATGCCTGGCCACTCTGGTGGGCTATCAGTATGGAGGCCTGGAGGGTGAAGTGGTCACCATTCTGGAGAATCGGGCACGCTCTGCAGACATTCTCCTCAACAATTACTACCACATCCTTCATGCCTTCCATGTATCTAAACATAACTATAAAAAAG CGGCAAGTGTGATGTACGAGTGTGCGTTGCGCCTCAACGTAGAAGGCGTTGGGGAGAAGGGAGTGAGACAGCAGGGGAAGTGTTACCTAGCATGCCTTAACTGTCTGAGGCACATCCCTGAACAAGAAGCTTGGATAGTGAGGCCTCTGGTCAATCAGCCTTCTGAAGAATCATCAACTGTATCAAGTAAAG GTGAGGGAGTAAGTCCCAAAAGAAGTAGTGAAGGTGAACCTTTGGCTCCTCCACTGCCTCGCTGCCGCCCCCAAGTCAAGGTTTTGGAACTCACCCATATTCAGCGCGAGTATGAATTGGTCCATGCCCGCCTGTTGTTACTTAAGACATTGCCTGATGttcctctctctg GAGGTCCTTTAAATTCTGCTGACACAATCAGCCTTTTGACTCATGCCAAACTGTTCCGTGAGGCTGTGCGGCTTGCAAGGTTGTTTGAGCAGCCAGTggacccagtactgaagggtctGGCCCACACTTGCCTCCACCCTCCCTTGGTGCGGCCCCCCACACTGGAGGATAACAGCA GAGAGGGTGGTGATAAGGATGTATGGTGGAAGACACTAAAGCAACTAATGgagcaggaagaaaaagggaatcaGTCAGTGCTTCATTATGCTGTTGCCTCCACACTCCTGCAGTACTCAACATTATTACCGGCATGGCTAGTTAACTCATACAAG GCACGCAACTGTGGTGAACTACTTCGTCTTTACGTGAGCCACGGCCTCCTGGAGGATGCAGTGCGACTTGCCATGCAGTACCTTGATGGAGTGTTGGGACAAGGCACTCAACAG GTTGGATTAAGCACAGCATTGCATGCTGCTGCTCCCCCAGTGTGGCTGCCCTACACTGCCTTGGACAAGTTACTGCTGGAGCTTAGTGAGGTTCAGCATAACTATCAATACAGGAAG CTGCGGGAAGATTTGCTGCAGAAACTACAGGTTTACAAGCAAGAACTAGTGCAAGTCTCTCACAATCGAGCAGTTTTCCTTCAAGGATGA